A window from Mus caroli chromosome 2, CAROLI_EIJ_v1.1, whole genome shotgun sequence encodes these proteins:
- the LOC110289615 gene encoding cysteine protease ATG4B, giving the protein MDAATLTYDTLQFAEFEDFPETSEPVWILGRKYSIFTEKDEILSDVASRLWFTYRRNFPAIGGTGPTSDTGWGCMLRCGQMIFAQALVCRHLGRDWRWTQRKRQPDSYFNVLNAFLDRKDSYYSIHQIAQMGVGEGKSIGQWYGPNTVAQVLKKLAVFDTWSSLAVHIAMDNTVVMEEIRRLCRANLPCAGAAALPTDSERHCNGFPAGAEVTNRPSAWRPLVLLIPLRLGLTDINEAYVETLKHCFMMPQSLGVIGGKPNSAHYFIGYVGEELIYLDPHTTQPAVELTDSCFIPDESFHCQHPPCRMGIGELDPSIAVGFFCKTEEDFNDWCQQVKKLSQLGGALPMFELVEQQPSHLACQDVLNLSLDSSDVERLERFFDYEDEDFEILSL; this is encoded by the coding sequence ATGGACGCAGCCACTTTGACATATGATACTCTCCAGTTTGCTGAATTTGAAGATTTCCCCGAGACCTCAGAGCCTGTTTGGATTCTGGGcagaaaatacagcattttcacaGAGAAGGACGAAATCTTGTCTGATGTTGCATCCAGACTTTGGTTTACATACAGGAGAAACTTTCCAGCTATTGGGGGAACTGGCCCTACTTCAGACACAGGCTGGGGTTGCATGCTTCGGTGTGGACAGATGATCTTTGCCCAGGCCCTGGTATGCCGGCACTTAGGTCGAGATTGGAGATGGACTCAGCGGAAGAGACAGCCTGACAGCTACTTTAATGTCCTCAATGCTTTCCTCGACAGGAAGGACAGCTACTATTCCATCCATCAGATAGCGCAAATGGGAGTTGGCGAAGGCAAGTCTATAGGCCAGTGGTACGGGCCGAACACTGTTGCCCAGGTCCTCAAGAAACTTGCTGTATTCGACACATGGAGTTCCTTGGCTGTTCACATAGCAATGGACAACACTGTGGTGATGGAGGAAATCAGAAGGTTATGCAGGGCCAAccttccctgtgctggggcagCTGCACTTCCTACTGATTCAGAGAGGCACTGTAATGGGTTCCCTGCTGGAGCTGAAGTCACCAACAGGCCATCGGCTTGGAGACCACTagtgcttctcatccctctccgcCTGGGACTGACAGACATCAATGAGGCCTATGTGGAGACGCTGAAGCACTGTTTCATGATGCCCCAGTCTCTGGGTGTTATTGGAGGGAAGCCCAACAGTGCCCACTACTTTATTGGCTACGTTGGTGAGGAGCTCATCTATCTGGACCCCCATACTACACAGCCTGCAGTGGAGCTGACTGACAGCTGCTTTATCCCCGATGAGAGCTTCCACTGCCAACACCCTCCCTGTAGGATGGGCATTGGAGAGCTTGACCCATCCATTGCTGTGGGGTTTTTCTGTAAGACGGAGGAAGACTTTAACGACTGGTGTCAGCAAGTCAAAAAGCTATCCCAGCTTGGAGGTGCCCTGCCCATGTTTGAGCTGGTGGAACAGCAGCCTTCCCATCTGGCCTGCCAGGATGTCCTGAACCTGTCCCTAGACTCTTCTGATGTAGAGAGACTGGAGAGGTTCTTTGACTATGAGGATGAAGACTTTGAAATCTTATCCCTCTGA
- the Rprd1b gene encoding regulation of nuclear pre-mRNA domain-containing protein 1B isoform X3 → MSSFSESALEKKLSELSNSQQSVQTLSLWLIHHRKHAGPIVSVWHRELRKAKSNRKLTFLYLANDVIQNSKRKGPEFTREFESVLVDAFSHVAREADEGCKKPLERLLNIWQERSVYGGEFIQQLKLSMEDSKSPPPKAAEEKKSLKRTFQQIQEEEDDDYPGSYSPQDPSAGPLLTEELIKALQDLENAASGDATVRQKIASLPQEVQDVSLLEKITDKEAAERLSKTVDEACLLLAEYNGRLAAELEDRRQLARMLVEYTQNQKEVLSEKEKKLECLIQQLQPCSDPQNVSF, encoded by the exons ATGTCCTCCTTCTCAGAGTCGGCGCTGGAAAAGAAGCTCTCAGAGCTGAGCAACTCTCAGCAGAGCGTGCAGACCCTCTCCCTGTGGCTCATCCACCACCGCAAGCACGCAGGACCCATCGTCTCCGTGTGGCACCGCGAGCTCCGCAAAG ccAAATCAAATAGAAAGCTTACTTTTCTATACTTAGCAAATGATGTCATCCAAAACAGTAAAAggaaaggacctgagttcacaaGAGAATTTGAATCTGTGCTTGTGGATGCTTTTTCTCATGTTGCCAG AGAGGCAGATGAAGGCTGTAAAAAACCTTTAGAAAGATTGCTGAACATCTGGCAAGAGCGAAGTGTGTATGGCGGCGAGTTCATACAGCAGCTGAAGCTGTCTATGGAGGACTCCAAGAGCCCTCCCCCCAAAG CAGCAGAAGAGAAGAAGTCTCTAAAACGAACTTTTCAGCAGatacaggaggaggaagatgatgactACCCGGGAAGCTACTCTCCCCAAGATCCTTCTGCAGGCCCTCTCTTG ACTGAGGAGTTAATCAAAGCTTTGCAGGATCTGGAAAATGCAGCATCAGGGGATGCTACTGTTCGACAGAAGATTGCTTCCCTGCCCCAGGAAGTGCAAGATGTGTCGCTGCTAGAAAAAATTACAG ACAAAGAGGCAGCTGAACGTCTTTCAAAAACAGTAGATGAAGCATGTCTGTTACTAGCGGAATATAACGGGCGCCTGGCAGCGGAACTGGAAGACCGGCGCCAGCTGGCTCGGATGCTGGTGGAATAcacccagaaccagaaagaggTTTtgtcagaaaaagagaaaaaactagAA